A window from Zingiber officinale cultivar Zhangliang chromosome 7A, Zo_v1.1, whole genome shotgun sequence encodes these proteins:
- the LOC122002652 gene encoding calmodulin-interacting protein 111-like isoform X2, producing MFLHHMWLLRMKQDYLGLFHALLDLLHLEEQYLSAHRERKASTSGPSSGHPPIKMVEIALPRTPNQNKSSSYVVSPMSSKSSNKVTSISDSLSDMDASILKLAVEDERIKEIVQSHASVWLCGRRLFKGNFVSVPIGGPICVFMVEGSDMPLEGFSSKEVASDKSDLLHNELQISSLDKLDPIFVLDSTTKVHLSTSTSMNCKPSNEVQLDNGYANCKLTHSKEANFVIKLGGLHKEFAALKEIILSLLADPRLRYKGVLLHGPPGTGKTSLVTSCAHAAGVRLFSINGPEVISEYYGESEQALCKVFNAAKQASPSVVFIDELDVIAPARRDGGEDLSLRMVGTLLVLLDEINKNDRVLVIAATNRPNSIDPALRRLGRLEREIEIGVPSPEQRLDILRTILNDMTHSLSNIEIQSLASGTHGFVGADLTALCNEAAMNALRRYIEVEGIDYHFKLKEYLGSRLHKDVDAETTEQIDLISSSLSALNMSSEQASPVSGLGRQDNCNMSVQGEKRVRFALTLEDFDKAKLKVRPSAMREVMLELPKVKWEDVGGQAMIKQQLIEAVQWPQLSPDAFKRVGIRPPRGLLMIGPPGCSKTLMARAVASEAKLNFLAVKGPELFSKWVGESEKAVKALFAKARINSPAIVFFDEIDGLAGTRGQDSDSTSVGDRVLSQLLVEMDGLHQRAGVVVIAATNRPDKIDPALLRPGRFDRVVDVQPPDENDREDIFRIHLRNIPCSSDVSIRDLAQLTQGYTGADIKLVCREAAIAALEESLEATEVSMMHFKSAISQIEPSDLKFYIELAAQFRRLVV from the exons ATGTTTCTTCATCACATGTG GTTGTTAAGAATGAAGCAAGATTATCTTGGGCTCTTTCACGCACTCTTGGATCTCCTGCACCTGGAAGAGCAGTATTTATCTGCCCA CAGAGAAAGAAAAGCCAGTACTTCAGGACCAAGTTCTGGCCATCCTCCAATTAAAATGGTGGAGATTGCATTACCAAGGACgccaaatcaaaataaatcttCTTCGTATGTTGTCTCTCCTATGAGCTCAAAAAGTTCCAATAAAGTTACTTCAATTTCAGATTCACTATCTGACATGGATGCATCTATTTTAAAGTTGGCTGTAGAAGATGAAAGAATCAAGGAGATAGTGCAGTCACATGCTTCGGTGTGGTTATGTGGCCGTCGTTTGTTCAAGGGAAATTTTGTCTCTGTTCCAATAGGTGGACCAATCTGCGTTTTTATGGTGGAAGGTTCTGATATGCCATTGGAGGGGTTCTCTAGTAAAGAAGTGGCTTCAGATAAGAGTGATTTGTTGCATAATGAATTACAAATCTCTAGTTTAGATAAGCTAGATCCTATTTTTGTGCTCGACTCCACAACAAAAGTACATCTCTCTACTTCAACCTCGATGAATTGTAAACCCTCCAATGAAGTGCAATTGGACAATGGCTATGCCAATTGTAAACTTACTCACAGTAAGGAAGCTAATTTTGTTATAAAATTGGGTGGGTTGCATAAGGAATTTGCAGCATTGAAGGAAATTATTTTATCCTTGTTGGCTGATCCTAG ACTTAGGTACAAAGGTGTGCTACTTCATGGGCCTCCTGGTACAGGAAAAACATCTTTGGTAACTTCTTGTGCGCATGCAGCTGGTGTTAGACTTTTCTCTATCAATGGGCCTGAGGTCATTAGTGAATACTATGGAGAATCGGAGCAAGCATTGTGCAAAGTTTTTAATGCAGCCAAACAAGCTTCTCCTTCTGTG GTTTTTATTGATGAATTGGATGTCATTGCTCCAGCACGAAGAGATGGAGGTGAAGATCTATCTCTTAGAATGGTTGGCACACTTTTGGTATTGTTGgatgagataaataaaaatgaccGTGTACTTGTCATTGCGGCTACCAATAGGCCTAACAGTATCGATCCTGCCTTGAGACGACTAGGAAGATTGGAACGAGAAATTGAAATAG GTGTTCCATCTCCAGAACAGAGACTAGATATACTACGGACAATTCTGAATGATATGACTCACTCACTCAGCAACATAGAAATTCAATCTTTAGCTTCGGGTACACATGGATTTGTTGGTGCTGATCTAACTGCTCTCTGCAATGAGGCCGCCATGAATGCTCTTCGTCGGTATATTGAGGTAGAAGGTATAGACTACcattttaaattaaaagaatatctAGGATCTCGACTTCACAAAGATGTGGATGCTGAAACAACAGAACAGATAGATTTGATATCTTCATCACTGTCAGCATTGAACATGTCGTCAGAACAGGCTTCTCCTGTCAGTGGATTAGGTCGTCAAGATAATTGTAATATGTCTGTACAAGGTGAAAAAAGAGTTAGGTTTGCGCTAACTCTTGAGGATTTTGATAAAGCAAAGTTGAAAGTGAGGCCTAGTGCTATGCGTGAG GTCATGCTTGAGCTTCCAAAAGTCAAGTGGGAAGATGTGGGGGGCCAAGCTATGATTAAACAACAGCTGATTGAAGCAGTCCAATGGCCCCAATTATCACCTGATGCATTTAAGCGTGTGGGTATTCGCCCTCCAAGAGGTTTGTTGATGATTGGTCCACCAGGCTGTAGTAAGACATTGATGGCCCGTGCGGTAGCTTCTGAGGCAAAATTGAACTTCCTTGCGGTGAAGGGTCCTGAACTTTTCAGCAAATGGGTTGGAGAGTCTGAGAAAGCAGTGAAAGCATTGTTTGCAAAGGCCAGAATTAATTCTCCAGCAATTGTGTTCTTTGATGAAATAGATGGCCTTGCAGGCACTCGTGGACAGGATAGTGATAGTACAAGTGTTGGTGACAGGGTCCTAAGCCAATTGCTTGTGGAAATGGATG GCTTGCATCAAAGAGCTGGTGTTGTAGTTATCGCTGCTACTAACCGCCCGGACAAGATTGATCCTGCATTACTGCGGCCAG GGCGCTTTGACAGGGTGGTAGATGTCCAACCACCTGATGAAAATGATAGGGAAGATATATTCCGTATTCATTTGCGAAACATTCCTTGCAGTTCTGATGTTAGTATAAGAGATCTTGCTCAGCTCACTCAAGGTTATACTGGGGCGGACATCAAGTTAGTGTGCAGGGAAGCTGCTATTGCTGCATTGGAA GAAAGCCTGGAGGCAACTGAAGTGTCAATGATGCATTTTAAGTCTGCAATTAGTCAGATTGAACCATCAGATCTCAAATTCTATATAGAGCTTGCAGCGCAGTTTAGAAGATTGGTTGTATGA
- the LOC122002652 gene encoding calmodulin-interacting protein 111-like isoform X3 encodes MFLHHMWLLRMKQDYLGLFHALLDLLHLEEQYLSAQERKASTSGPSSGHPPIKMVEIALPRTPNQNKSSSYVVSPMSSKSSNKVTSISDSLSDMDASILKLAVEDERIKEIVQSHASVWLCGRRLFKGNFVSVPIGGPICVFMVEGSDMPLEGFSSKEVASDKSDLLHNELQISSLDKLDPIFVLDSTTKVHLSTSTSMNCKPSNEVQLDNGYANCKLTHSKEANFVIKLGGLHKEFAALKEIILSLLADPRLRYKGVLLHGPPGTGKTSLVTSCAHAAGVRLFSINGPEVISEYYGESEQALCKVFNAAKQASPSVVFIDELDVIAPARRDGGEDLSLRMVGTLLVLLDEINKNDRVLVIAATNRPNSIDPALRRLGRLEREIEIGVPSPEQRLDILRTILNDMTHSLSNIEIQSLASGTHGFVGADLTALCNEAAMNALRRYIEVEGIDYHFKLKEYLGSRLHKDVDAETTEQIDLISSSLSALNMSSEQASPVSGLGRQDNCNMSVQGEKRVRFALTLEDFDKAKLKVRPSAMREVMLELPKVKWEDVGGQAMIKQQLIEAVQWPQLSPDAFKRVGIRPPRGLLMIGPPGCSKTLMARAVASEAKLNFLAVKGPELFSKWVGESEKAVKALFAKARINSPAIVFFDEIDGLAGTRGQDSDSTSVGDRVLSQLLVEMDGLHQRAGVVVIAATNRPDKIDPALLRPGRFDRVVDVQPPDENDREDIFRIHLRNIPCSSDVSIRDLAQLTQGYTGADIKLVCREAAIAALEESLEATEVSMMHFKSAISQIEPSDLKFYIELAAQFRRLVV; translated from the exons ATGTTTCTTCATCACATGTG GTTGTTAAGAATGAAGCAAGATTATCTTGGGCTCTTTCACGCACTCTTGGATCTCCTGCACCTGGAAGAGCAGTATTTATCTGCCCA AGAAAGAAAAGCCAGTACTTCAGGACCAAGTTCTGGCCATCCTCCAATTAAAATGGTGGAGATTGCATTACCAAGGACgccaaatcaaaataaatcttCTTCGTATGTTGTCTCTCCTATGAGCTCAAAAAGTTCCAATAAAGTTACTTCAATTTCAGATTCACTATCTGACATGGATGCATCTATTTTAAAGTTGGCTGTAGAAGATGAAAGAATCAAGGAGATAGTGCAGTCACATGCTTCGGTGTGGTTATGTGGCCGTCGTTTGTTCAAGGGAAATTTTGTCTCTGTTCCAATAGGTGGACCAATCTGCGTTTTTATGGTGGAAGGTTCTGATATGCCATTGGAGGGGTTCTCTAGTAAAGAAGTGGCTTCAGATAAGAGTGATTTGTTGCATAATGAATTACAAATCTCTAGTTTAGATAAGCTAGATCCTATTTTTGTGCTCGACTCCACAACAAAAGTACATCTCTCTACTTCAACCTCGATGAATTGTAAACCCTCCAATGAAGTGCAATTGGACAATGGCTATGCCAATTGTAAACTTACTCACAGTAAGGAAGCTAATTTTGTTATAAAATTGGGTGGGTTGCATAAGGAATTTGCAGCATTGAAGGAAATTATTTTATCCTTGTTGGCTGATCCTAG ACTTAGGTACAAAGGTGTGCTACTTCATGGGCCTCCTGGTACAGGAAAAACATCTTTGGTAACTTCTTGTGCGCATGCAGCTGGTGTTAGACTTTTCTCTATCAATGGGCCTGAGGTCATTAGTGAATACTATGGAGAATCGGAGCAAGCATTGTGCAAAGTTTTTAATGCAGCCAAACAAGCTTCTCCTTCTGTG GTTTTTATTGATGAATTGGATGTCATTGCTCCAGCACGAAGAGATGGAGGTGAAGATCTATCTCTTAGAATGGTTGGCACACTTTTGGTATTGTTGgatgagataaataaaaatgaccGTGTACTTGTCATTGCGGCTACCAATAGGCCTAACAGTATCGATCCTGCCTTGAGACGACTAGGAAGATTGGAACGAGAAATTGAAATAG GTGTTCCATCTCCAGAACAGAGACTAGATATACTACGGACAATTCTGAATGATATGACTCACTCACTCAGCAACATAGAAATTCAATCTTTAGCTTCGGGTACACATGGATTTGTTGGTGCTGATCTAACTGCTCTCTGCAATGAGGCCGCCATGAATGCTCTTCGTCGGTATATTGAGGTAGAAGGTATAGACTACcattttaaattaaaagaatatctAGGATCTCGACTTCACAAAGATGTGGATGCTGAAACAACAGAACAGATAGATTTGATATCTTCATCACTGTCAGCATTGAACATGTCGTCAGAACAGGCTTCTCCTGTCAGTGGATTAGGTCGTCAAGATAATTGTAATATGTCTGTACAAGGTGAAAAAAGAGTTAGGTTTGCGCTAACTCTTGAGGATTTTGATAAAGCAAAGTTGAAAGTGAGGCCTAGTGCTATGCGTGAG GTCATGCTTGAGCTTCCAAAAGTCAAGTGGGAAGATGTGGGGGGCCAAGCTATGATTAAACAACAGCTGATTGAAGCAGTCCAATGGCCCCAATTATCACCTGATGCATTTAAGCGTGTGGGTATTCGCCCTCCAAGAGGTTTGTTGATGATTGGTCCACCAGGCTGTAGTAAGACATTGATGGCCCGTGCGGTAGCTTCTGAGGCAAAATTGAACTTCCTTGCGGTGAAGGGTCCTGAACTTTTCAGCAAATGGGTTGGAGAGTCTGAGAAAGCAGTGAAAGCATTGTTTGCAAAGGCCAGAATTAATTCTCCAGCAATTGTGTTCTTTGATGAAATAGATGGCCTTGCAGGCACTCGTGGACAGGATAGTGATAGTACAAGTGTTGGTGACAGGGTCCTAAGCCAATTGCTTGTGGAAATGGATG GCTTGCATCAAAGAGCTGGTGTTGTAGTTATCGCTGCTACTAACCGCCCGGACAAGATTGATCCTGCATTACTGCGGCCAG GGCGCTTTGACAGGGTGGTAGATGTCCAACCACCTGATGAAAATGATAGGGAAGATATATTCCGTATTCATTTGCGAAACATTCCTTGCAGTTCTGATGTTAGTATAAGAGATCTTGCTCAGCTCACTCAAGGTTATACTGGGGCGGACATCAAGTTAGTGTGCAGGGAAGCTGCTATTGCTGCATTGGAA GAAAGCCTGGAGGCAACTGAAGTGTCAATGATGCATTTTAAGTCTGCAATTAGTCAGATTGAACCATCAGATCTCAAATTCTATATAGAGCTTGCAGCGCAGTTTAGAAGATTGGTTGTATGA
- the LOC122002652 gene encoding calmodulin-interacting protein 111-like isoform X1 encodes MPKKGKKSSRASPPSTLSDRSPGIPETPKVSSLGVPSNDDDEVIRRHRLASAAARFPALLDEERTLCGRTSNTEPSTSDGNRATVWLSQAAMISNSFAHNSVVSVSLPALDNANLTNFPLKSLTKECSSQFGYDAEDHTTDTIGSYFAIAYVSSSHVVVKNEARLSWALSRTLGSPAPGRAVFICPVETLTLTSSLNNSVGSTPYFSKCKDLYLKLLLPKPGLFRYSRERKASTSGPSSGHPPIKMVEIALPRTPNQNKSSSYVVSPMSSKSSNKVTSISDSLSDMDASILKLAVEDERIKEIVQSHASVWLCGRRLFKGNFVSVPIGGPICVFMVEGSDMPLEGFSSKEVASDKSDLLHNELQISSLDKLDPIFVLDSTTKVHLSTSTSMNCKPSNEVQLDNGYANCKLTHSKEANFVIKLGGLHKEFAALKEIILSLLADPRLRYKGVLLHGPPGTGKTSLVTSCAHAAGVRLFSINGPEVISEYYGESEQALCKVFNAAKQASPSVVFIDELDVIAPARRDGGEDLSLRMVGTLLVLLDEINKNDRVLVIAATNRPNSIDPALRRLGRLEREIEIGVPSPEQRLDILRTILNDMTHSLSNIEIQSLASGTHGFVGADLTALCNEAAMNALRRYIEVEGIDYHFKLKEYLGSRLHKDVDAETTEQIDLISSSLSALNMSSEQASPVSGLGRQDNCNMSVQGEKRVRFALTLEDFDKAKLKVRPSAMREVMLELPKVKWEDVGGQAMIKQQLIEAVQWPQLSPDAFKRVGIRPPRGLLMIGPPGCSKTLMARAVASEAKLNFLAVKGPELFSKWVGESEKAVKALFAKARINSPAIVFFDEIDGLAGTRGQDSDSTSVGDRVLSQLLVEMDGLHQRAGVVVIAATNRPDKIDPALLRPGRFDRVVDVQPPDENDREDIFRIHLRNIPCSSDVSIRDLAQLTQGYTGADIKLVCREAAIAALEESLEATEVSMMHFKSAISQIEPSDLKFYIELAAQFRRLVV; translated from the exons ATGCCGAAGAAGGGGAAAAAGTCGTCAAGGGCTTCTCCGCCGTCTACTCTTTCGGACCGCTCGCCTGGCATCCCTGAGACGCCGAAAGTTTCTTCACTTGGTGTTCCATCGAACGATGATGATGAGGTTATCCGTCGCCACCGTCTCGCCTCTGCCGCTGCCAGGTTCCCGGCCTTACTCGACGAGGAGCGGACCTTGTGTGGACGGACCTCCAACACGGAGCCTTCGACCTCCGACGGAAACCGTGCTACGGTTTGGCTCTCTCAGGCCGCCATGATATCTAACTCCTTCGCCCACAACTCCGTTGTCTCG GTATCACTTCCTGCTTTGGACAATGCAAATCTGACTAACTTTCCACTTAAATCTTTAACCAAGGAATGTTCTTCACAGTTTGGTTATGATGCTGAAGATCATACGACTGACACAATAGGCAGTTATTTTGCTATTGCTTATGTTTCTTCATCACATGTG GTTGTTAAGAATGAAGCAAGATTATCTTGGGCTCTTTCACGCACTCTTGGATCTCCTGCACCTGGAAGAGCAGTATTTATCTGCCCAGTTGAGACACTCACTTTAACATCTAGTTTGAACAATTCTGTTGGTTCCACTCCATATTTTAGTAAATGCAAGGACCTTTACCTAAAACTCCTTCTGCCTAAGCCTGGATTATTTCGTTACAGCAGAGAAAGAAAAGCCAGTACTTCAGGACCAAGTTCTGGCCATCCTCCAATTAAAATGGTGGAGATTGCATTACCAAGGACgccaaatcaaaataaatcttCTTCGTATGTTGTCTCTCCTATGAGCTCAAAAAGTTCCAATAAAGTTACTTCAATTTCAGATTCACTATCTGACATGGATGCATCTATTTTAAAGTTGGCTGTAGAAGATGAAAGAATCAAGGAGATAGTGCAGTCACATGCTTCGGTGTGGTTATGTGGCCGTCGTTTGTTCAAGGGAAATTTTGTCTCTGTTCCAATAGGTGGACCAATCTGCGTTTTTATGGTGGAAGGTTCTGATATGCCATTGGAGGGGTTCTCTAGTAAAGAAGTGGCTTCAGATAAGAGTGATTTGTTGCATAATGAATTACAAATCTCTAGTTTAGATAAGCTAGATCCTATTTTTGTGCTCGACTCCACAACAAAAGTACATCTCTCTACTTCAACCTCGATGAATTGTAAACCCTCCAATGAAGTGCAATTGGACAATGGCTATGCCAATTGTAAACTTACTCACAGTAAGGAAGCTAATTTTGTTATAAAATTGGGTGGGTTGCATAAGGAATTTGCAGCATTGAAGGAAATTATTTTATCCTTGTTGGCTGATCCTAG ACTTAGGTACAAAGGTGTGCTACTTCATGGGCCTCCTGGTACAGGAAAAACATCTTTGGTAACTTCTTGTGCGCATGCAGCTGGTGTTAGACTTTTCTCTATCAATGGGCCTGAGGTCATTAGTGAATACTATGGAGAATCGGAGCAAGCATTGTGCAAAGTTTTTAATGCAGCCAAACAAGCTTCTCCTTCTGTG GTTTTTATTGATGAATTGGATGTCATTGCTCCAGCACGAAGAGATGGAGGTGAAGATCTATCTCTTAGAATGGTTGGCACACTTTTGGTATTGTTGgatgagataaataaaaatgaccGTGTACTTGTCATTGCGGCTACCAATAGGCCTAACAGTATCGATCCTGCCTTGAGACGACTAGGAAGATTGGAACGAGAAATTGAAATAG GTGTTCCATCTCCAGAACAGAGACTAGATATACTACGGACAATTCTGAATGATATGACTCACTCACTCAGCAACATAGAAATTCAATCTTTAGCTTCGGGTACACATGGATTTGTTGGTGCTGATCTAACTGCTCTCTGCAATGAGGCCGCCATGAATGCTCTTCGTCGGTATATTGAGGTAGAAGGTATAGACTACcattttaaattaaaagaatatctAGGATCTCGACTTCACAAAGATGTGGATGCTGAAACAACAGAACAGATAGATTTGATATCTTCATCACTGTCAGCATTGAACATGTCGTCAGAACAGGCTTCTCCTGTCAGTGGATTAGGTCGTCAAGATAATTGTAATATGTCTGTACAAGGTGAAAAAAGAGTTAGGTTTGCGCTAACTCTTGAGGATTTTGATAAAGCAAAGTTGAAAGTGAGGCCTAGTGCTATGCGTGAG GTCATGCTTGAGCTTCCAAAAGTCAAGTGGGAAGATGTGGGGGGCCAAGCTATGATTAAACAACAGCTGATTGAAGCAGTCCAATGGCCCCAATTATCACCTGATGCATTTAAGCGTGTGGGTATTCGCCCTCCAAGAGGTTTGTTGATGATTGGTCCACCAGGCTGTAGTAAGACATTGATGGCCCGTGCGGTAGCTTCTGAGGCAAAATTGAACTTCCTTGCGGTGAAGGGTCCTGAACTTTTCAGCAAATGGGTTGGAGAGTCTGAGAAAGCAGTGAAAGCATTGTTTGCAAAGGCCAGAATTAATTCTCCAGCAATTGTGTTCTTTGATGAAATAGATGGCCTTGCAGGCACTCGTGGACAGGATAGTGATAGTACAAGTGTTGGTGACAGGGTCCTAAGCCAATTGCTTGTGGAAATGGATG GCTTGCATCAAAGAGCTGGTGTTGTAGTTATCGCTGCTACTAACCGCCCGGACAAGATTGATCCTGCATTACTGCGGCCAG GGCGCTTTGACAGGGTGGTAGATGTCCAACCACCTGATGAAAATGATAGGGAAGATATATTCCGTATTCATTTGCGAAACATTCCTTGCAGTTCTGATGTTAGTATAAGAGATCTTGCTCAGCTCACTCAAGGTTATACTGGGGCGGACATCAAGTTAGTGTGCAGGGAAGCTGCTATTGCTGCATTGGAA GAAAGCCTGGAGGCAACTGAAGTGTCAATGATGCATTTTAAGTCTGCAATTAGTCAGATTGAACCATCAGATCTCAAATTCTATATAGAGCTTGCAGCGCAGTTTAGAAGATTGGTTGTATGA